Part of the Terriglobia bacterium genome, GCCCGCCCGCGGAGGATTGCCTGCCGGTGGACGAGAGAACTGCACTCTCGCACGCTGGCCAGGAACCAGATGCGCACGGCGCTCCCAAGTACGACAAGCCCGTGGGCGCTCTGGCTCTTCTCCCCTTGCGGGTCGATCCGTAGCGCACTGCTATAGCTACTCTAGCAACAAGAAATCTCCCCTTGTTGGAGGATCATGTACTGGCGTGCATTCTAGTAAATAGCCGGGAATGCAAGCCGGGTGGCACAGGCCTACTCTTCGTGCCTGGGACGCGCCCGGCAGTTGCGCTATGCTGAGTCCGTCGCCATTCCGGCCGTTTCCGGGTAAAGTTTCCGAGTGATGAATCCCCTGATCGTCGTGCTTCCCATCGCGCTCTCCGGTGCCGCGGGCCTCGTGGCCTATGGCGCGGCCTATCCGCGCGCCCAGCTCTTCGGGCCCACCCTGTGCCGCACGGCGTCGCCCCGGCAGTTGGCCCTCACCTTCGACGACGGTCCCAACCCTGCCATCACTCCGCAGCTTCTCGACCTGCTGGCCCGCTATGACGCCCGCGCCACCTTCTTCCTGATCGGGCGCTACGTCCGGCAGTCGCCGGAACTGGTGCGCGAGATCGCCGCGCGCGGCCACGCCATCGGCAATCACACGGAAACCCATGCGAATCTCTTCTGGTGCGGCCCGGCGCGGCTGCGCGCGGAGCTTGGCCGCTGCCAGGAGGCCATCGCCTCGGTGCTCGGCGCGCCCCCGCTGCTGTTGCGCCCTCCCTACGGCTTCCGCAGCCCCTTCCTCGACGCCGCCGCGCGCGCGGCCGGGATTCGCCGCGTGGTGATGTGGACGCTCCTCCCGCACGACTGGTATCCGCAACCCGCCGAGCCCCTGATCTGGCGGATGCAGCCGGTGGCGCGCCGCGCGCAAGGGGCACGGCAGGGCGCGCCGCCGCGCTCCGGCGGCGACATCGTGTGCCTGCATGACGGGGATCACCGGCGCCCGGGCGGCGACCGCCGCCACACCCTTGCTGCGCTCGAATACTGGCTGCCACGCTGGCGCGACCTGGGCCTCGAATTTGTTACAATCCCTGCTATAGCGGGAGAAGGCCCGCGCTAACCATGGACGAACGCGCCTTTTATACCGAACGCGAAGAGACGAAGAAGCAGACCCTGCGCTGCCCGCACTGCAAAAAAGAGTTTGAGTTTCCCGTGCGTTGGAAGGTCTGCACCAAGAAGAAAGAGCTGCCGCGCGGCGCTGGCGAAGAAGACCGCAGGCACTTTGCGAACGCCACTTCCTACATGGTCCGCCTGGACGATCTGGCCGCGTGCTATAAGTGCCGCAAGCGCTTCGAACTCACCGGCCAGTCCACGGTGCTCATCTCCGACGCCGTGGGCGACCCTAACGCGGACCCCGAAAACTTCGGCAACCGCTAAGGAAAAACGCAGACAATGCAGAAGCCGCCGAGAGGGATTTCTGTTTTCGCGCCGGCCTTCGTGAGCGGCCGCTGGGCTAGATTTCCGGGTACATGTCGAAGAAGGCTTCGGCGGATTGCTGGAAGGCCGCTTCGATCTCTTCTTTGCTGCCTTCGATGAGGTGCATGGCCACCCGCACCGTCTTCCCGTTTTTCAATACCACCGTGGCTTCCTTCACCTCGCCCAATTCCTCCGAGGGAAACAGCCGCATCCCATAGATCAGCGCCAGCTTGGCCATGGCTCCGCTCCTTCTTTCCGTCCGCCATCCAGCCTACGTGTTCCCGCTTCCCATCGTCAAATCCGCTGTGCGAAACTCAGGCATCCGGTTTTCGGGGACGTGCATCGCACGGTGCAGAGCGGAGGCCATGGCTATGTTTTCGACGGTTCTGACTCCCCGTAAGATCTTTGCTTGGACGGCGGGCTTTCTCTTGCTGGTGCTGCCCGCCGCGGCCCAGGAGCCTCCCGGACCGCAGACCATGCCGCCGCCTGCCGTCGCTCCCGCCCCGCGCCCCGCGCCAGCTACGCCCAGGGCCACCGGCGAAACGCTGACCGTCCCGGCCGGGACCCGCCTGCCTGTCGTTCTCCAGAACGGTATTTCCACGCAAAGCGCCAAACCCGGCGACTCCGTCTATTTCCAGACCGCCTTTCCCGTCACCCAGGACAACCGCATCCTCATTCCCGTCGGCTCCTACGTGCGCGGCGAAGTCACCGAGGCCAAACGCCCCGGCCGCGTGAAGGGACGCGGCGAAATCCGCTTGCGCCTGGACACCCTCATCTTGCCCAACGGCTACACCATCAATCTCAACGCGGCTCCCACGGGCGCGGACACCGGCGGCAAGGAAAAAGTGGATTCCGAAGGAAAGATCGAGGGTGGCAGCAACAAGGGCGGTGACGCCGCGACGGTTGCGCGCACGACGGCGGCCGGTGCGACGATCGGCGCGATTGCCGACCGCAGCGCGAAAGGCGCCGGTCTTGGCGCCGGCGTGGGCGGCCTCGCGGGACTCGCCGCCGTGCTCCTGACGCGCGGCCCGGATGTCCATCTGCCGCGCGGCGCCACGCTGGATATCGTTCTCGAGCGCAGCCTCACCCTGGATGCGGATAAGCTGCCCTTCGACACTCTCGGGCGGATGTCGCCCATGCCCGCCCCCCTGCGTCGTCCGCCGCAGCAGTAGTCGGCAGGCTGGCTGTTCGATGGGGCGCTTCAGCTCGCCGGATTTGGCGCGCCGTGGAAACGCAGCGGGCTCAGCCGCTCCACGTCCAGCGAGACGCGCTGGTCCACGATCCACTCGCGCACCAGTTGCGCGGTGACGGGCGCGAGCAGAATCCCGCTGCGGAAGTGCCCCGTGGCCAGCAGCAATCCCTTTACGTCGGTGGGGCCCAGGATGGGCAGATGATCCGGGGAATCCGGCCGCAGCCCGCACCACGTCTCCACGATCTCCGCATCGCGCGCCGCCGGCGCGAGCTCCAGGGCCGCTTCCAGCAGGGACAGGATTCCGGCGGGCGTGAGCTTCTTCTCGAAGCCGGCGTACTCCACGGTCGCGCCGGCGACCACCCGCCCGTCGTCGCGCGGCACGAAATAGATGCGCTCGGACCACAGCACGCGCTCGATGTGCAGCGCCGGGGAGCGCAGCGCCAGCATCTGCCCGCGCGCCGGCCGCACCGGCGCGTAGCTACCGGCGCCGCCGATCCCCGCGGAATAGCAGCCCGCGGCGATGACCGTGTTTCCCGCCGCGGTCTTTCCGGCGGAGGTGATCACCCCGGTGCAGCGGCCGTTTTCCGCCCACACCGCTTCGACGCCCGTTCCCGGAAAAATCTCGACGCCGCTGCGCCGCGCCGCTTCCAGCACCGCGCGCGTCAGCAGCCGGTTGTCCACGCAGGCTTCGTCCGGGCGCAGCGCGGCGGCCTGCACCTCTTCGCTCAGCGCCGGCTCCATTTCCCGCGCCTCTTCCGCATGCAGCGGCTCGCAAGCCAGGCCCAGCCCGCGGTGCAGCGCCACCAGCGTGCTTAACTCCTCCCGCGCCTCGTGGGCAAACAGCGCCTGCAGCGTGCCCTTCGCGCGGTACCCGGTGCGCTGCCCGCTGCGCTCTTCGATCTGCGCGATGAAGCCCGGATACAGCGCGGCGCTGGCCTTGCCCAGCGGCACCAGCGGAATCATTCCCGGATGCTCGGGAGCCGGGGAAATAATTCCGGCGCTGGCCCACGACGCCTCCTGCCCCGGCTCCTGACGGTCGAAAATAGCCACCCGCAAGCCGGCGCGCGCCAGTTCCCAGGCGATGGCTCCGCCGATCAGACCGCCGCCGGCAATCACTGCGTCGTACGTTTTCACGCCCACATCTTAGCGCATTCTTTGCAGGCAGGGACTGGCGGCGCGGCCTCGCGGCCGGCCTTCGCGGAGGGTGCTTACAAGGAGCGGATGAGCTCTTCGGAAAGGAGCTGCGCCTTTATGGCCAGATTGCGCGCGCGCACCCAGTCCGCTTCGTGTCCGGCTTCACGGGCCTGGTCGATGAACCCGCGCACTTTTTCCGCCAGGTCCGCCTGCATGCTGGTGAAAGCACGCCCGCGCGCGCGGGCCAGGTTGTGCTCGGCGATGCTCAGGCTCTTGCGAGTCTGCGCCTGCGCGGCGGACGCCTCCGCCACGCTGAGTTGCGGCGCGATCACCGGCGCTTCCACCGGCCCCGCGGAATCCGTCTCCGCGGCAGGCGCCGCGGGCATCCGCGGGCGCGGCGGGGCGTCGTGCAGCGTGCTGAACAGCGCGGCTGGCGGCGGAATCAACGGCTGCAGATCCGGCACGCTCTCCGCGCCCGCGGCGGTGGAGGTCTTCTCCGGCAGGCGCGGGCGGACCCGCACGGCGGCTTCCCAGGGAATCGCCGGCGTGCGGCGGTGCGAATGGATGCCCATGCAGCCGCTGGGCAACAGGAGAATCACGCCCGCCGCGCCCAACAGCGCGCGGCGGCGAAGCTGCTCTTTGCGGCCGGCCTTCGCCGGTGGGAAAGTGCGCATCATGTTCAAGAGGCCAGCGGCAGATCGATGTGGAACGTCGTGCCCCGGCCGACCTCGGAAGTAAAGTCTATCGAACCGTTGAGAAGCTGCACAATGCGGAAGGTGCTCGCCAGTCCGATTCCGCTGCCTCCCGGCCGCGTCGTGAAGAACAGCTGAAAGATCTTCTGCCGGTCCTCCGGCCGGATGCCTCCGCCGGTATCGCTCACGGAGATCTCGGCCATGTCGCCGCGGCGGCTCAGCACCAGCCGCAGTTGCCCGCCTGCCGGCATTGCCTCCACACCGTTCAGCACCAGGTTCAGCACCGCCTGTTTCAGCAGCGCGCGGTCCACATATACTTCCGGCACGTCAATGGGCAGTAGCTGCGCCAGCCCCACATTGGCCTTCTGCAGCTGCGGCTTGGCCACCTCGAGTACTTCCTGCAGCAGTTTGGCGAGCTGCGTCAGCTCCAGGTGCACTTCGGTGGGCCGCGTGAAATCGAGAAAGCGCTTCACCACCGTGTCCAGGCGGTCGATCTCCTTGTCCAGGACCTGCACCGCCTGCTGCGCGGCCTCCGGCTCGTGGGGCAGCGCTTCCTTCAGGTTTTCCAGCCACAGGCGCATGGAATTCAGCGGGTTCTTTACCTCGTGGGCCACGCCCGCGGTGATGCGCCCGAGCGCGGCCAGGCGCTCGCTCACCTGCAACTGCGTATTGATGTTTTCCAGCGAATCGAGGTCCCGCAGCGTCACCAGCGCGCCCATGCGCTCGCCATTCTCCTCGATCGCCTGCACGCTCACTCCCACCCGCTTCGGCCCCTCGCGCGTCTCCAGTTGCGTTTCCGCGGTCACCGCGCTCAGTTCATCGCCCTCCAGGCGCAGCGCTTTGCGCAGCGGGTGTTCCGGCGGAAAAATCTCCTCGGCGCGGCGCCCCAGCAGATCGCTGGCCGGTGCCGCCAGGAATTTCTCCGCGGCCGGGCTGATCATTACGGCGCGCGCGTCGCGCGTGAACAGCAGCAGCCCGTCCTCCAGGCCGGCCATCACTTGGTTGAGGTTTTCCCGCAGGGTGCTGAAAATTTCGTGCACCCCGCGCAGTTGCTGGCCTACCTGCGTGATCTTCCGGCTGACCTGCCCCAGTTCGTCGCTGCCTCCCGGCAGCCCCCGCGGATTCGCGCCCGGCGCATCGAACTGCCCCGCCGAGATGCGGTCCAGTTGCGCGGAGATCTGCGCCAGCGGCCGCAGCGACGCGCCGCTGACCAGCGCCGCCAGCATCGTCGAAAGCAGCAGCGCCGCCAGCACGATCCCCGCGGCCGGCCGCAGATCCTTGGTCATCTCGTTGTGCAGCAAGGCCGTGGTGATGCGCACCCGCACATCGCCGAACGGCTGGCCGCCCTTGGTAAACGCGTAATCCACTTCATATTGCCGTTGCGGGCCGTAGATGGCGCGCAGTTTCGAGAAAAAATTCTGGTTCAGGAGTTGCGTGAAGGGAGCCCGGCGCGCAACCATTATGCCCGGCAGGTTGGCGTCGCTGGAGACAAAGACCACGCCGCGGGTGTCGGCAATAGTGACTTCGTCCACGTCCGAGGAAGAGGCCAGCGCCGCCCCGATCTGCGTGCGCAGCCCCGAGTGCGCTTCGAAAGCGTGGCGCACGTAGTCGTGGATATCCTCCGCGCTCCCGGTGGCCGGCCGCAGCCCTTGCGCGGCGGCGTCCGCAAGTGCATGTTGCGCCTGCAGAAAAGTCTGCAGGGCCACCGCCCGCGCCCGTTCGTTCGCCTGGCGCAGCACCTGCTCCGTGAGCAGCGCGATGAACAGCGTGCACAGCACCGCTACCACGAGCAGCACCATGCTCGTCATCATCAGCGTCAGTTTGGTTCGCAGCCGTAGCTGCATGCCTTTCGCCCGCCCCCGCTACCGCTTATTCCGTTTCCCCGCGCTCGCTCCCGTATTCCTTGAGCTTATTGTGCAGCGTCTTCAGGCTGATGCCCAGCAACTCCGCGGCGCGCGTCTTGTTGTTCCCCGTGGCCTGCAGCGTCTGCAGGATCAGTTCGCGCTCCACCGCGTCCACCGTCGTGCCCACCGGGAAGCGCATGCTGGCAAGATCCCCCGAACTTTTCACCGCCGCCTTGCCGAATTCCCCGGGAAGATGCGCGCGCCCGATCAGCTCGCGGTCGCACATGATCGCCGCGCGCTCCAGCACGTTGCGCAGCTCGCGGACGTTTCCCGGCCAGGTGTGGCTCAGAAAAATATCCAGCACCTCGGCCCCGATTCCCCGCACGTGCTTGCCGTGCTTGGCGTTGATGTCCCGCAGCATATGTTCCGCGAGCAGCGCGATGTCTTCCTTGTGCTCACGCAGCGGAGGAAGGTGAATGTGAAAAACGTTCAGCCGGAAATAGAGGTCCTGGCGCAGGCTGCCGCTGGCCACGGCCTGTTCCGGATCCTTGTTGGTGGCCGCCAGCACCCGCACGTCCACCGGCGTCTCCGTCTTGCTCCCCAGCCGCCGCACCTTGCGCTCCTCCAGCACCCGCAGCAGCTTGGCCTGCGTCGGCGCGGGCATCTCCCCGATTTCGTCGAGCAGCAGCGTCCCGCCGTCGGCCAGCTCGAAGCAGCCGATGCGCCGCTCGGCCGCTCCGGTGAAGGCGCCGCGCTCGTGCCCGAAGATTTCGCTTTCCATCAGCGATTCCGGGATCGCCGAACAGTTGATGGCCACAAACGGCCGCTCCATGCGCGGCGACAGCTTGTGGATCGTGCGCGCCACGATCTCTTTCCCCGTGCCCGTTTCGCCCGTGATCAGCACCGAGGCCGAACTCGGCGCGGCCATTTCCACGATGCGCATGACCTCCTGCATCGCCTTCGACGCGCCCACCAGCTCGCCCAGCCGCCCGGCCTCGCGCAGCTGCCGCTGCAGGGAGACCAGCTGCCGCGCGTCCCGCGCCTTGCCCAGCGCGCGGTCCAGCAGCGCCCGCAGCACCGGGCCTTTCAGCGGCTTTTCGATGTACCAGAAGGCCCCGGCCTCGATGGCCGCCACGGCCCGCTCTTCGCTGCCTTTGCCGGTGATGATGATGGCGGGAACGTCGCGCAGCTCCGGAGCGAGCTGCCGCAGCAGGTCCAGGCCGTTCATGCCCGGCAGCTCCACGTCGGCGATCAGCGCGTCCGGCTGAAACGCCGAAAACTTTGCCAGCGCGTCTTCCGCGTTGCTCACTCCCAGCACGTCGCAGCCCCAGCGTTGCAGCAGGGCCTCGTAGCCCTTGCGCGCGTTCTCCTCGTCCTCGACGATCAACACGCGCTCCCGGTGCTCCGGGCCCTCGACGGCGCGTGCCGCGCTCTTGTTCTCTTCACCCATGCGCATTCCTCACCGCTTTCGCCTCTTGTCTGTGACTCTAGCAAGCGCGCCAGGGAAAGCCAAGCCGCGGCGCCTGCGGCAGAAGTATGGGGATTGGATGCAGCTCCGTGTCGGTGGGGTTTTGTAGCGGCAGCCGGAATTTGTCCGGCGGGTCGGGAACCCGCCATTACCGCAGATAGTGCCGGATCCTCCGCAGCACCTGCCCATACATCGCAGGCGTCAGTCGCCCGGTCTGCGTGTTCTGCTGGCTGGGATGATACGCCCCGAAAAGCCGCGGCAAATCGCCGGGCAATTCCGCTTCCGCGCCGTGGGAAAAGGGAAATGCGGCCCGCGAAGTGATTTTTCCGAGCTGCTTGAGGATGTCGAGATAGTTGTTCCACGCAATTCCGCCCAGAGCCAGGACCGCGCGCGGGCGCAGCAGTTCCAGTTCGCGCTCCAGATAGCCGCGGCACTGCGCGATCTCCTCCGGCAGCGGCTTGTTCCCCGGCGGCGCGCAGCGGATCGTTGCTGTGATGTAGGCATTCTCCAGCCGCAGCCCGTCGTCGCGGTGCAGGGAAGTGGGCTGGTTCGCGAACCCCGCCTTGTGCAGCGCCTGGTAGAGAAAATCCCCCGAGCGGTCTCCGGTAAACATCCGGCCCGTGCGGTTCGCCCCGTGCGCTCCCGGAGCCAGCCCCAGAATCAGCAACTCCGCCTTGGCATCCCCGAACCCCGGCACGGGCTTGCCCCAATACTCCCACTCGCGGTACGCCCGCCGCTTCTCCCGCGCCACCTTCTCCCGGTACCCTACCAGCCGGGCGCACTTCCGGCACGCCACGATCTCTTCCGCCAGCACGCGCAGTGTTTCTGTTTTTGTCACGCCAAGCTCGCCTTAGCTAACTCTGTCATCCTGCGGCCCCGATCTCTTTCATCGAGGCCGCAGAATCTCCGCCGATCCGAACTCGCCTCGAATTGAGCGGCCATGGCCTCTCCCCATTGCCAGCGCTTTCTTGCCTGTGGCGCTACCGGAAATACTCCAGGATCTCTTCGTGCACCAGCCCGTTCGAGCTGAAGAACGTCCCCTGATAAATCGTGCGCTCCCCCAGCAGGTTCGTCGACCGTCCGCCGGCCTCTTCCACGATCAAAATCGACGGCGCCAGGTCCCACGGTCTGGACTTCAGATCCATGGCCGCTTCCACCGCGCCTTCCGCCACCAGCATATGCTGCCAGAATCCGCCCACGCTCCGGCTGCGCCGCGCCGCGTCCTGCACCCGCCGCATATTGCCCCGCCGCCCGAAATCGTTCCCGGGCCCGGTCCCCGCGGTGAAGACCATGGCCTCGCTGAGTTTCTCCACCTTCGAAACGCGTAGCGGCCGCCCGTCCCGCCACGCTCCCTGCCCGCGATACGCGCACCAGCGCACTCCCAGCGCCGGCGCGCACACCATGCTCGCCACAATCTCGCCGTCCTGCTCGATCGCCAGCAGCGTCCCGAACGTCGGTATGCCGCGGGAGAATTCCTCGGTGCCGTCGATCGGATCGATGATCAGCCGCGGCCGCCCGGTCTCCCCCAGCGCTTTGGCCTCCCCGCCCAGCTCTTCTCCCAGTACGTCCAGCGCGGCCCCGCTCGTCGCCACTTCCGCCCGGGCCATCTCCTCGATGGCGCGGTCCGCCTGCGTCACTGCCGACCCGTCCCCTTTGCGCTCGATGCGCATGGCATCGCTGCGGAAGTACAGCATGGCGATGCGCTCGGCGTCTCCGGCAATCCTCTCCAGCAGCGCGCCGTACTCTTCCCGGTAGCCCATCGCCTCTCCTTTGCGGGGACCTCGCGCCGGCCACCCTCCCTGCGTTCTCTATTTGACAGGTTCCTGCGCGCCTCCTAGCATAACTGTTCACGCTCCCAATGACTCCTGCGAACACAGGCACGGTGCTGGACCGCATCCTCGACGCACGGCGCGCAGCCGTCGCGCACCGCAAGAAGGTGCTGCCCGAGACCGCGCTGAAGTACGGCGTCAAGCACGGCCTCGCCGTCCGCGACTTCCCGGCGGCGCTCGCCCGCCCCGGCCTGAACGTCATCGCCGAGCTCAAGCCCGCCTCGCCCTCGCGCGGTGTGATCCGTGAAAATTTCGACGCCGTGGCCCTCGCCCGCGTCCTGGAAGCCGCCGGCGCCGCCGCCCTCTCCGTCCTCACCGAAGAAGAGTTCTTTCACGGCTCGCTCCAGAATCTCCGCGAGGCCCGCAAGAACACCGCGCT contains:
- a CDS encoding polysaccharide deacetylase family protein — encoded protein: MNPLIVVLPIALSGAAGLVAYGAAYPRAQLFGPTLCRTASPRQLALTFDDGPNPAITPQLLDLLARYDARATFFLIGRYVRQSPELVREIAARGHAIGNHTETHANLFWCGPARLRAELGRCQEAIASVLGAPPLLLRPPYGFRSPFLDAAARAAGIRRVVMWTLLPHDWYPQPAEPLIWRMQPVARRAQGARQGAPPRSGGDIVCLHDGDHRRPGGDRRHTLAALEYWLPRWRDLGLEFVTIPAIAGEGPR
- a CDS encoding allantoinase, translated to MAKLALIYGMRLFPSEELGEVKEATVVLKNGKTVRVAMHLIEGSKEEIEAAFQQSAEAFFDMYPEI
- a CDS encoding TrbI/VirB10 family protein; the protein is MFSTVLTPRKIFAWTAGFLLLVLPAAAQEPPGPQTMPPPAVAPAPRPAPATPRATGETLTVPAGTRLPVVLQNGISTQSAKPGDSVYFQTAFPVTQDNRILIPVGSYVRGEVTEAKRPGRVKGRGEIRLRLDTLILPNGYTINLNAAPTGADTGGKEKVDSEGKIEGGSNKGGDAATVARTTAAGATIGAIADRSAKGAGLGAGVGGLAGLAAVLLTRGPDVHLPRGATLDIVLERSLTLDADKLPFDTLGRMSPMPAPLRRPPQQ
- the thiO gene encoding glycine oxidase ThiO, which encodes MKTYDAVIAGGGLIGGAIAWELARAGLRVAIFDRQEPGQEASWASAGIISPAPEHPGMIPLVPLGKASAALYPGFIAQIEERSGQRTGYRAKGTLQALFAHEAREELSTLVALHRGLGLACEPLHAEEAREMEPALSEEVQAAALRPDEACVDNRLLTRAVLEAARRSGVEIFPGTGVEAVWAENGRCTGVITSAGKTAAGNTVIAAGCYSAGIGGAGSYAPVRPARGQMLALRSPALHIERVLWSERIYFVPRDDGRVVAGATVEYAGFEKKLTPAGILSLLEAALELAPAARDAEIVETWCGLRPDSPDHLPILGPTDVKGLLLATGHFRSGILLAPVTAQLVREWIVDQRVSLDVERLSPLRFHGAPNPAS
- a CDS encoding HAMP domain-containing protein; translation: MQLRLRTKLTLMMTSMVLLVVAVLCTLFIALLTEQVLRQANERARAVALQTFLQAQHALADAAAQGLRPATGSAEDIHDYVRHAFEAHSGLRTQIGAALASSSDVDEVTIADTRGVVFVSSDANLPGIMVARRAPFTQLLNQNFFSKLRAIYGPQRQYEVDYAFTKGGQPFGDVRVRITTALLHNEMTKDLRPAAGIVLAALLLSTMLAALVSGASLRPLAQISAQLDRISAGQFDAPGANPRGLPGGSDELGQVSRKITQVGQQLRGVHEIFSTLRENLNQVMAGLEDGLLLFTRDARAVMISPAAEKFLAAPASDLLGRRAEEIFPPEHPLRKALRLEGDELSAVTAETQLETREGPKRVGVSVQAIEENGERMGALVTLRDLDSLENINTQLQVSERLAALGRITAGVAHEVKNPLNSMRLWLENLKEALPHEPEAAQQAVQVLDKEIDRLDTVVKRFLDFTRPTEVHLELTQLAKLLQEVLEVAKPQLQKANVGLAQLLPIDVPEVYVDRALLKQAVLNLVLNGVEAMPAGGQLRLVLSRRGDMAEISVSDTGGGIRPEDRQKIFQLFFTTRPGGSGIGLASTFRIVQLLNGSIDFTSEVGRGTTFHIDLPLAS
- a CDS encoding sigma-54 dependent transcriptional regulator — encoded protein: MGEENKSAARAVEGPEHRERVLIVEDEENARKGYEALLQRWGCDVLGVSNAEDALAKFSAFQPDALIADVELPGMNGLDLLRQLAPELRDVPAIIITGKGSEERAVAAIEAGAFWYIEKPLKGPVLRALLDRALGKARDARQLVSLQRQLREAGRLGELVGASKAMQEVMRIVEMAAPSSASVLITGETGTGKEIVARTIHKLSPRMERPFVAINCSAIPESLMESEIFGHERGAFTGAAERRIGCFELADGGTLLLDEIGEMPAPTQAKLLRVLEERKVRRLGSKTETPVDVRVLAATNKDPEQAVASGSLRQDLYFRLNVFHIHLPPLREHKEDIALLAEHMLRDINAKHGKHVRGIGAEVLDIFLSHTWPGNVRELRNVLERAAIMCDRELIGRAHLPGEFGKAAVKSSGDLASMRFPVGTTVDAVERELILQTLQATGNNKTRAAELLGISLKTLHNKLKEYGSERGETE
- a CDS encoding uracil-DNA glycosylase, whose protein sequence is MTKTETLRVLAEEIVACRKCARLVGYREKVAREKRRAYREWEYWGKPVPGFGDAKAELLILGLAPGAHGANRTGRMFTGDRSGDFLYQALHKAGFANQPTSLHRDDGLRLENAYITATIRCAPPGNKPLPEEIAQCRGYLERELELLRPRAVLALGGIAWNNYLDILKQLGKITSRAAFPFSHGAEAELPGDLPRLFGAYHPSQQNTQTGRLTPAMYGQVLRRIRHYLR
- a CDS encoding histidinol-phosphatase, translated to MGYREEYGALLERIAGDAERIAMLYFRSDAMRIERKGDGSAVTQADRAIEEMARAEVATSGAALDVLGEELGGEAKALGETGRPRLIIDPIDGTEEFSRGIPTFGTLLAIEQDGEIVASMVCAPALGVRWCAYRGQGAWRDGRPLRVSKVEKLSEAMVFTAGTGPGNDFGRRGNMRRVQDAARRSRSVGGFWQHMLVAEGAVEAAMDLKSRPWDLAPSILIVEEAGGRSTNLLGERTIYQGTFFSSNGLVHEEILEYFR